A genome region from Micromonospora inyonensis includes the following:
- the bluB gene encoding 5,6-dimethylbenzimidazole synthase — protein MDLYDVIHRRRDVRAQFTGEPVPDDTLHRVLAAAHAAPSVGYSQPWDFVVVRDADIRHRFHEHVRTERDVFAATLEGEAAERFARIKIDGVRESTLSIVVTHDQSRGGPAVLGRHAIADTGLYSTCLAIQNLWLAATSEGLGVGWVSFYREPWLADLLGIPAGIRPVAWLCLGPVTHFEAVPDLARHGWRQARPLAAAIHHDRWTPDA, from the coding sequence ATGGACCTGTACGACGTCATCCACCGCCGTCGGGACGTACGCGCCCAGTTCACCGGGGAGCCGGTGCCCGACGACACCCTGCACCGGGTGCTGGCCGCGGCGCATGCCGCACCGAGCGTCGGCTACTCCCAGCCCTGGGACTTCGTCGTGGTGCGGGACGCCGACATCCGACACCGCTTCCACGAGCATGTCCGGACCGAGCGGGACGTCTTCGCCGCCACTTTGGAGGGGGAGGCGGCCGAACGGTTCGCCCGTATCAAGATCGACGGAGTGCGGGAGTCGACCCTGTCGATCGTGGTCACCCACGACCAGTCGCGGGGCGGGCCGGCGGTGCTCGGCCGGCACGCCATCGCCGACACCGGCCTCTACTCGACCTGCCTGGCCATCCAGAACCTCTGGCTCGCCGCCACGTCCGAAGGGCTCGGCGTCGGATGGGTCTCCTTCTACCGGGAACCCTGGCTGGCCGACCTGCTCGGCATTCCCGCCGGCATCCGCCCGGTCGCGTGGCTCTGCCTCGGGCCGGTCACCCACTTCGAGGCCGTACCCGACCTGGCCCGGCACGGCTGGCGGCAGGCGCGTCCGCTCGCCGCCGCCATCCACCACGACCGGTGGACGCCGGACGCCTGA
- a CDS encoding crotonase/enoyl-CoA hydratase family protein: MGVRVERDGPVTTVILDRPAARNAVDGPTARALADAFRAFDADPAATVGVLWGAGGSFCAGADLKAIGTPSGNRVEPEGDGPMGPTRMSLTKPVIAAVSGYAVAGGLELALWCDLRIAESDAVFGVFCRRWGVPLVDGGTVRLPRLIGESRAMDLILTGRPVPADEAYAMGLVNRLVAPGTARAEAERLAAGIARAPQRCLRNDRAAVRAGAGRPEAEAMAVELAYGLDSLTEAAAGVAAFTAGAGRHARPVDRAQFG; the protein is encoded by the coding sequence ATGGGCGTACGGGTTGAGCGTGACGGACCGGTGACCACGGTGATCCTGGATCGGCCGGCGGCCCGCAACGCCGTCGACGGCCCGACCGCCCGGGCGCTCGCCGACGCGTTCCGCGCCTTCGACGCCGACCCGGCCGCCACCGTGGGCGTGCTCTGGGGAGCCGGCGGCAGCTTCTGCGCCGGTGCCGACCTCAAGGCCATCGGTACGCCGAGCGGCAACCGGGTGGAGCCCGAGGGGGACGGCCCGATGGGTCCGACCCGGATGTCGCTGACCAAGCCGGTGATCGCCGCGGTCTCCGGGTACGCCGTGGCCGGCGGACTGGAGCTGGCGCTCTGGTGCGACCTGCGGATCGCCGAGTCCGACGCGGTGTTCGGGGTCTTCTGTCGGCGGTGGGGCGTGCCGCTGGTCGACGGCGGGACGGTGCGGCTGCCCCGGCTGATCGGCGAGAGCCGGGCGATGGACCTGATCCTCACCGGCCGACCGGTCCCGGCCGACGAGGCGTACGCGATGGGCCTGGTGAACCGGCTGGTCGCGCCCGGCACGGCCCGCGCGGAGGCCGAGCGGCTGGCCGCCGGGATCGCCCGCGCCCCACAGCGCTGCCTGCGCAACGACCGGGCCGCCGTGCGGGCCGGAGCCGGCCGCCCGGAGGCGGAAGCCATGGCCGTCGAGCTGGCCTACGGCCTCGACTCGCTGACCGAGGCGGCAGCCGGTGTCGCGGCCTTCACCGCCGGTGCCGGCCGTCACGCCCGCCCCGTCGACCGGGCCCAGTTCGGTTAG
- a CDS encoding poly-gamma-glutamate biosynthesis protein PgsC/CapC, with the protein MTFGGELSAQLATACLGIGLVFALLCYLTTNLSPGGMITPGWIALALIEDPLQAGVIVVMTVVTYGLTLLMQRMVILYGKRLFAAIVLLSVFLQLTLFLIVQKDLPLLFAHQTLGFVAPGLIAYQLVRQPPKATVVATVIVTAITYGVAFSGVVAGLVPVT; encoded by the coding sequence GTGACCTTCGGAGGAGAGCTCAGCGCGCAACTCGCCACCGCCTGCCTCGGCATCGGGCTGGTCTTCGCGCTGCTCTGCTATCTGACCACCAACCTCTCACCGGGCGGCATGATCACGCCGGGCTGGATCGCGTTGGCGTTGATCGAGGATCCGCTCCAGGCGGGTGTGATCGTGGTGATGACCGTGGTCACGTACGGGCTCACGCTGCTGATGCAACGGATGGTGATCCTCTACGGCAAGCGGCTCTTCGCCGCGATCGTGCTGCTGAGCGTCTTCCTCCAACTGACGCTCTTCCTGATCGTGCAGAAGGACCTGCCCCTCCTCTTCGCACACCAGACCCTGGGCTTCGTCGCGCCGGGGCTGATCGCCTACCAGCTCGTCCGACAGCCACCCAAGGCGACCGTCGTGGCCACCGTGATCGTCACCGCGATCACCTACGGCGTCGCGTTCAGCGGTGTCGTCGCCGGCCTCGTCCCGGTCACCTGA
- the pgsB gene encoding poly-gamma-glutamate synthase PgsB has product MFYLYTVYALCCLALLVAGVVEQRNHYRNLGRIPHRVLVNGIRGKSSITRLCAGALRGGGKVVVAKTTGTAARFIFPDASEEPVHRKFGIANVVEQIGIVRRAAVYHPDSLVIECMAVMPALQEINQSKLIRSNIGVLCNVREDHLAEMGPTLDDVARSLSRSMPVGGICITAEKDRLAILEQEAARRDCRLIAVDPESVTDREMAGFGWITFKENVAIALAVAEQLGVDRRSALAGMWAAPPDPGVLSVARVLYEGKRIRFANIFAANDPESTFMNIEQLEKQRLIGRPLTMVINCRPDRVERNGQMGALSGRVKPQRIVLIGEMTRSARVTVPAELQERVVDLGGKLPPERLLADVMTATAADASIVAVGNIHGQGEVLLHELAALPSWSPQGQAGSESMLRTPTVPGFDTDAQTVLLERIRR; this is encoded by the coding sequence ATGTTCTACCTCTACACCGTCTACGCACTCTGCTGCCTGGCGCTGCTCGTGGCCGGTGTCGTCGAGCAGCGCAACCACTACCGCAACCTCGGTCGTATCCCGCACCGGGTACTGGTGAACGGTATCCGGGGCAAGAGTTCGATCACCCGGCTCTGCGCCGGTGCGCTGCGCGGCGGCGGCAAGGTGGTGGTCGCCAAGACGACGGGCACCGCTGCCCGGTTCATCTTCCCGGACGCCAGCGAGGAGCCGGTGCACCGGAAGTTCGGCATCGCCAACGTGGTCGAGCAGATCGGCATCGTCCGCCGGGCCGCCGTCTACCATCCTGACTCGCTGGTCATCGAGTGCATGGCGGTGATGCCCGCGCTTCAGGAGATCAATCAGAGCAAGCTGATCCGGTCGAACATCGGGGTGCTCTGCAACGTCCGGGAGGACCATCTCGCCGAGATGGGGCCGACACTGGACGACGTGGCCCGGTCGCTGAGCCGGTCGATGCCGGTGGGCGGGATCTGCATCACCGCCGAGAAGGACCGGCTGGCGATTCTCGAACAGGAGGCCGCCCGGCGCGACTGCCGGTTGATCGCGGTCGATCCGGAGTCGGTCACCGACCGGGAGATGGCCGGCTTCGGTTGGATCACCTTCAAGGAGAACGTGGCGATCGCGCTGGCCGTGGCCGAGCAGCTCGGCGTCGACCGGCGCAGCGCGCTCGCCGGGATGTGGGCGGCTCCACCGGACCCGGGTGTCCTCTCGGTGGCCCGGGTGCTGTACGAGGGCAAGCGGATCCGCTTCGCGAACATCTTCGCCGCCAACGATCCCGAGTCCACCTTCATGAACATCGAGCAGCTCGAGAAGCAGCGGCTGATCGGGCGTCCGCTGACCATGGTGATCAACTGTCGTCCGGACCGGGTGGAGCGCAACGGCCAGATGGGCGCGCTCTCCGGCCGCGTCAAGCCGCAGCGCATCGTGCTGATCGGCGAGATGACCCGCAGCGCCCGGGTGACCGTGCCCGCCGAACTCCAGGAGCGGGTGGTCGACCTCGGAGGGAAGCTGCCCCCGGAACGGTTGCTGGCCGACGTGATGACCGCCACCGCGGCGGACGCGTCGATCGTCGCCGTGGGCAACATCCACGGTCAGGGCGAGGTGCTGCTGCACGAGCTGGCCGCGCTGCCCAGCTGGAGTCCGCAGGGGCAGGCCGGGTCCGAGTCGATGCTGCGGACGCCGACCGTGCCGGGATTCGACACCGATGCCCAGACCGTGCTGTTGGAAAGGATCCGTCGGTGA
- a CDS encoding C40 family peptidase produces the protein MNYRTYSQTQAALVTLAAFALLTGAGFVTYLVARPSTDRIVLSLGAAAVPQSMVRTDTGYSYRRLSAPGRTQIVDASGQVLATMTDGARTVHLHGPERIFAEPRFTKAKVHTDLWVRLAPKEWYAGAEQDAWFTTWFGKARADRSPDVLGVAMEYTYVSSPKKDAQGRQYSGDAAFGPLSDSDPDGRAENSDFYDYLGISWTFPDKKEKPAAAHIRSLDCSGFLRMVYGYRLGYPLRGTNEAGPGLPRRAYAMASVGPGAQLMPNTGKRARDLDRLLPGDLLFFNAGPVQGANIEHSGMYLGVDDRGHHRFISSRTTANGPTMGDLGGESTLDGTGYWATRFRTARRI, from the coding sequence ATGAACTACCGGACCTACTCCCAGACCCAGGCCGCACTGGTCACCCTCGCCGCGTTCGCGCTGCTGACCGGTGCCGGCTTCGTCACCTACCTCGTCGCCCGGCCCTCCACCGACCGGATCGTGCTGTCGCTCGGAGCCGCCGCCGTGCCGCAGAGCATGGTCCGGACGGACACCGGGTACAGCTACCGCCGCTTGAGCGCTCCCGGCCGGACCCAGATCGTCGACGCCTCGGGTCAGGTCCTCGCCACGATGACCGACGGGGCCCGGACGGTGCACCTGCACGGACCGGAGCGCATCTTCGCGGAACCCCGGTTCACCAAGGCCAAGGTGCACACCGACCTGTGGGTACGGCTCGCACCGAAGGAGTGGTACGCCGGCGCGGAGCAGGACGCCTGGTTCACCACCTGGTTCGGCAAGGCCCGCGCGGACCGCTCTCCGGACGTGCTCGGGGTGGCCATGGAGTACACCTACGTCTCGTCGCCGAAGAAGGACGCGCAGGGTCGGCAGTACTCGGGCGACGCAGCCTTCGGGCCCCTTTCCGACAGCGACCCGGACGGTCGGGCGGAGAACTCCGACTTCTACGATTATCTCGGGATCTCATGGACCTTCCCTGACAAGAAGGAGAAGCCGGCTGCTGCGCACATCCGTAGCCTCGACTGCTCGGGATTCCTCCGGATGGTGTACGGCTACCGGCTCGGGTACCCGCTGCGCGGGACGAACGAGGCGGGCCCGGGGTTGCCCCGGCGGGCGTACGCCATGGCCTCGGTCGGCCCCGGGGCCCAACTGATGCCGAACACCGGCAAGCGGGCCCGGGACCTGGACCGGTTGCTCCCCGGGGACCTCCTGTTCTTCAACGCGGGACCGGTGCAGGGGGCGAACATCGAGCACTCCGGCATGTACCTCGGTGTGGACGACCGGGGGCACCACCGGTTCATCTCGAGCCGTACCACCGCGAACGGGCCGACCATGGGTGACCTCGGCGGCGAGTCGACGCTCGACGGCACTGGTTACTGGGCGACCCGGTTCCGCACCGCCCGGCGGATCTGA
- a CDS encoding LysM peptidoglycan-binding domain-containing protein, with protein sequence MAVSRSARRTGQVLTGFGALVVLGAVLVGGPVALVALAGNPLPSEVPTPEVIGTALTSRDDGQLFLRALAVLGWFGWATFAFSVLVELVAHVLRRPAPKLPGIRSQQRAAAALVGSVALIIAASPAATAATATYGTTYALSAPVTAAGPATASVPTTVAPVARGVATPVTGTMERPPSDRTQVYRVAKGDYLGEVAERYLEDFQSYRVLVKLNKLGDPDRIHPGQLLRLPDQAADAGARPHATGRLVNRPSPRPAPPPAAPAPDQVPETPQQVPDQTPQQVTPPTTTDWPQEEAPPMTVGAARPGQEDRVNRPLAVSAVLAVASIVGAQIGAVFGLRRRPASSTVSRVLGSGRHRRG encoded by the coding sequence ATGGCCGTATCCCGTTCCGCCCGGCGGACCGGCCAGGTCCTGACCGGCTTCGGCGCACTCGTCGTGCTCGGCGCGGTACTGGTCGGGGGTCCCGTCGCCCTCGTCGCCCTCGCCGGCAACCCGCTGCCCTCGGAGGTGCCCACACCGGAGGTCATCGGCACGGCGTTGACCAGCCGGGACGACGGGCAGCTCTTCCTCCGGGCGCTGGCGGTGCTCGGCTGGTTCGGGTGGGCGACCTTCGCCTTCTCCGTCCTGGTGGAGCTGGTCGCGCACGTGCTGCGCCGGCCCGCGCCGAAGCTGCCCGGCATACGCAGCCAGCAGCGCGCGGCAGCGGCGCTGGTCGGCTCGGTCGCCCTGATCATCGCGGCCAGCCCGGCGGCGACCGCGGCGACCGCCACGTACGGCACCACGTACGCCCTGTCGGCCCCGGTGACGGCGGCCGGACCGGCCACGGCGTCGGTGCCGACCACCGTCGCCCCGGTGGCCCGGGGTGTGGCCACTCCGGTGACCGGCACGATGGAACGACCGCCGTCCGACCGGACCCAGGTGTACCGGGTGGCCAAGGGCGACTATCTGGGCGAGGTCGCCGAGCGCTACCTGGAGGACTTCCAGAGCTATCGGGTGCTGGTCAAGCTGAACAAGCTCGGCGACCCGGACCGGATCCACCCGGGGCAGCTGCTGAGGCTACCCGACCAGGCCGCCGACGCCGGTGCCCGGCCGCACGCCACCGGCCGGCTGGTCAACAGGCCGTCCCCGCGTCCGGCCCCGCCGCCGGCGGCGCCCGCCCCCGACCAGGTGCCCGAGACCCCGCAGCAGGTGCCCGACCAGACTCCGCAGCAGGTCACGCCGCCGACGACCACCGACTGGCCCCAGGAGGAGGCACCGCCGATGACCGTCGGGGCGGCCCGGCCGGGTCAGGAGGACCGGGTCAACCGACCGCTGGCGGTCTCCGCCGTGCTGGCCGTGGCCAGCATCGTCGGCGCGCAGATCGGGGCGGTGTTCGGTCTGCGCCGCCGGCCGGCGTCGTCGACGGTCAGTCGCGTCCTCGGCAGCGGTCGGCACCGCCGGGGCTGA
- a CDS encoding Rieske 2Fe-2S domain-containing protein — MRALLTKIEQATGLDRVGDRLQRAVQATLRPRRVRDLLHGVWLGHPLHPAMVQVPVGAWISAAVLDAMPGQRRAATTLVAVGTASAVPAAVAGLNDWAALNREQRRVGLVHAASNTIGLACYAGSLAARLNGRHNLGRTLAYLGLSAASAGAYLGGHLAYKQGAQVNQSVSEANLIGDGWHPLADLSTLPDRELVTREIDSVSVILYRHGDDVTVMLERCPHQSGPLGQGEVTEIDGHPCVVCPWHGSTFQLNSGGKVVHGPAANDQQVLATRVVDGVLQTRLP, encoded by the coding sequence GTGCGAGCACTACTGACGAAGATCGAGCAGGCGACCGGCCTGGACCGGGTCGGCGACCGCCTCCAGCGGGCGGTGCAGGCCACCCTCCGGCCGCGGCGCGTCCGTGACCTGCTGCACGGCGTGTGGCTGGGGCATCCGCTGCACCCGGCGATGGTGCAGGTGCCGGTCGGCGCGTGGATCAGCGCCGCCGTCCTCGACGCGATGCCCGGCCAGCGGCGCGCGGCGACCACGCTGGTGGCGGTCGGTACGGCCAGCGCCGTGCCGGCCGCCGTCGCCGGGCTCAACGACTGGGCGGCCCTGAACCGGGAGCAGCGGCGGGTGGGGCTGGTGCACGCCGCCTCGAACACCATCGGGCTGGCCTGCTACGCCGGCTCGCTGGCCGCCCGCCTCAACGGTCGACACAACCTCGGGCGGACGCTGGCGTACCTCGGGCTCTCCGCGGCGAGCGCCGGGGCGTACCTCGGCGGGCACCTGGCGTACAAGCAGGGGGCGCAGGTCAACCAGAGCGTCTCCGAGGCCAACCTGATCGGTGACGGCTGGCACCCGCTCGCCGACCTGTCCACCCTGCCCGACCGGGAACTGGTCACCCGCGAGATCGACAGCGTGTCGGTGATCCTCTACCGGCACGGCGACGACGTCACCGTCATGTTGGAGCGCTGCCCGCACCAGAGCGGGCCGCTCGGCCAGGGCGAGGTGACGGAGATCGACGGCCACCCGTGCGTCGTCTGTCCGTGGCACGGCAGCACCTTCCAGCTCAACAGCGGAGGCAAGGTCGTGCACGGACCGGCCGCCAACGACCAGCAGGTGCTCGCCACCCGGGTCGTCGACGGCGTTCTCCAGACCCGCCTGCCCTGA
- a CDS encoding HAMP domain-containing protein, with product MTRSPGGAGPDDRVQLLLWRRRALEQQLPAAAFPAGSGAPSLVYLWASMFVVVAVVLGFALSAQRGVLPAVIDSQNDVVTKLASTISVSTRAWSKQLGRTVADRATGTDAQLLARVVGDGTSVSGAAVVETASGRPLATKGTAVPAGVLSAEIPLDSAFGVTTPDGPVVLRAYRLDERRTLVAVHPLTLRNLRLNPDAGHGVYVLTPDGGTSLMQGANAVGQEHLPVVFQGLAGSTSRQSREVVIEEWPDRRLVVSSAPIGDTGLVVVSLLAAEVTGGASLPTGLLLGLSLLMFAVPSFLLMRVSLVRPIRVLLAQAKADACGGLTPHRRPARIAEAQRIARALALTSGDRPPAERRWRPTVLQGLTAATVVALLWPAGAVVLALQTPAPTVPTQLVRDQENRAEEASFALGSALDAGLGTVSRISRSVDPADRERTARVLRRELAEGHRLRALYLVDRDGKVLASAGREPLRTAEPLPGEVGIQLDDAVSRLPVVFAYNLRSDGFAVVGEFDPDRLVGLVRRVDGRVRVVDAELRTILDSEGFRAYQPIGEDLVAAAAVEALPGTTVGHSTTADGDPALVAASGLTAPATVAHLEWSVVVEQDIAALRLPEMVERRWTLLVAGAMVGIILLTHMWQLYIYVRPVQRLASFADRMSRGEIDVPVPPQRHDDIGAVAMCLEICRQVRHTGSARFGGAIRMRGSDLNRTAVLPLVRRPVAARREKG from the coding sequence TTGACGCGTTCGCCCGGCGGCGCCGGACCGGACGACCGGGTGCAACTCCTGCTCTGGCGGCGTCGGGCTCTGGAACAGCAGCTTCCGGCGGCGGCCTTCCCGGCCGGCAGTGGCGCGCCGTCGCTAGTTTATCTGTGGGCTTCGATGTTTGTCGTCGTCGCGGTGGTGCTCGGGTTCGCGCTCAGCGCCCAGCGGGGCGTCCTGCCCGCGGTGATCGACTCGCAGAACGACGTGGTCACCAAGCTGGCCTCCACCATCTCGGTGTCCACCCGCGCGTGGTCGAAGCAACTGGGCCGAACGGTGGCCGATCGGGCAACCGGCACCGACGCCCAACTGCTGGCCCGGGTGGTCGGCGACGGTACCTCGGTCAGCGGTGCCGCAGTGGTGGAGACCGCGTCCGGACGGCCGCTCGCCACCAAGGGCACCGCCGTACCCGCCGGTGTGCTCTCCGCCGAGATCCCACTCGACTCGGCGTTCGGGGTGACCACGCCGGACGGACCCGTGGTGCTGCGCGCGTACCGGCTGGACGAGAGACGGACGCTGGTGGCGGTGCATCCGCTCACCCTGCGAAACCTGCGGTTGAACCCCGACGCGGGACACGGGGTCTACGTGCTCACCCCGGACGGCGGGACGAGCTTGATGCAGGGAGCCAACGCGGTGGGGCAGGAGCACCTGCCCGTCGTCTTCCAGGGGCTGGCCGGGAGCACCTCGCGGCAGAGCCGGGAGGTGGTCATCGAGGAGTGGCCGGACCGGAGGTTGGTCGTGTCGTCCGCGCCCATCGGCGACACCGGTCTGGTGGTGGTCTCCCTGCTGGCCGCAGAGGTCACCGGGGGCGCCTCGCTGCCCACCGGACTGCTGCTGGGGCTCAGCCTGCTGATGTTCGCCGTGCCGAGCTTCCTGCTCATGCGGGTGTCGCTGGTCCGTCCGATCCGGGTTCTGCTCGCGCAGGCCAAGGCGGACGCCTGCGGCGGCCTGACCCCGCACCGCAGGCCGGCACGGATCGCCGAGGCCCAACGGATCGCCCGGGCTCTCGCGCTGACCTCGGGGGACCGGCCGCCCGCCGAGCGGCGGTGGCGGCCCACCGTGTTGCAGGGGTTGACCGCCGCGACGGTGGTCGCGCTGCTCTGGCCAGCCGGGGCCGTGGTGCTGGCTCTCCAGACTCCCGCCCCCACCGTTCCGACGCAGCTCGTCCGGGACCAGGAGAACCGGGCCGAGGAGGCGAGTTTCGCGTTGGGCAGCGCTCTCGACGCCGGACTGGGGACGGTGTCCCGGATCTCCCGGTCGGTCGATCCCGCCGACCGGGAGAGGACCGCCCGGGTGCTACGCCGGGAACTCGCCGAGGGGCATCGACTCCGGGCGCTCTACCTGGTGGACCGGGACGGGAAGGTGCTGGCCTCGGCGGGGCGGGAGCCGTTGCGTACCGCCGAGCCGCTTCCCGGTGAGGTCGGGATCCAGCTCGACGACGCCGTCTCCCGCCTGCCCGTCGTGTTCGCCTACAACCTGCGCTCCGACGGCTTCGCGGTGGTGGGCGAGTTCGACCCGGACCGCCTGGTGGGGCTGGTCCGGCGGGTCGACGGCCGGGTCCGGGTGGTGGACGCCGAACTGCGGACCATCCTCGACTCGGAGGGCTTCCGGGCGTACCAGCCGATCGGGGAGGACCTGGTCGCCGCAGCGGCGGTCGAGGCGCTGCCCGGCACCACCGTCGGCCACTCGACGACCGCCGACGGGGATCCCGCCCTGGTCGCCGCGTCAGGGCTGACCGCACCGGCCACCGTGGCCCACCTGGAGTGGTCGGTGGTCGTGGAGCAGGACATCGCCGCACTGCGCCTGCCGGAGATGGTGGAACGGCGGTGGACGCTGCTCGTCGCGGGTGCGATGGTGGGGATCATCCTGCTCACCCACATGTGGCAGCTCTACATCTACGTTCGGCCGGTACAGCGGCTGGCCTCCTTCGCCGACCGGATGAGCCGGGGCGAAATCGACGTGCCGGTGCCGCCACAGCGCCACGACGACATCGGCGCGGTGGCGATGTGCCTGGAGATCTGCCGGCAGGTCCGGCACACCGGCTCCGCCCGGTTCGGTGGCGCCATCCGGATGCGCGGTTCGGACCTGAACCGTACGGCCGTCCTGCCCCTGGTCCGGCGGCCGGTCGCCGCCCGGAGGGAGAAGGGCTGA
- a CDS encoding TadE/TadG family type IV pilus assembly protein — MSRPSAGRRLLGRLRSGRERGSVSVEVAVLAPAFVALMVLAGVAGRTAVGAEAIQAAAHDAARAASISRDAGTGQDAAVAAARKQLDWQGLNCVGPPSFTFTGSVDGAPTSFAAAYAAAPGQPAAVSVQVSCTVSFADIHLSSLPGMPAGRLVSARFTSPLDSYRSRA, encoded by the coding sequence GTGAGCCGGCCGTCGGCCGGTCGCCGCCTCCTCGGCCGCCTTCGCAGCGGACGGGAGCGCGGATCGGTCTCGGTGGAGGTGGCCGTCCTCGCCCCGGCCTTCGTGGCGCTGATGGTGCTGGCCGGGGTGGCCGGGCGTACCGCCGTGGGAGCGGAGGCCATCCAGGCCGCCGCGCACGACGCGGCCCGCGCCGCGTCGATCTCCCGGGACGCCGGCACGGGGCAGGACGCGGCCGTCGCGGCGGCCCGGAAACAGCTCGACTGGCAGGGACTCAACTGCGTCGGCCCACCGTCGTTCACCTTCACCGGCTCGGTGGACGGCGCGCCCACCTCCTTCGCGGCGGCGTACGCGGCCGCGCCGGGGCAACCGGCCGCCGTCTCGGTGCAGGTCAGCTGCACGGTCTCGTTCGCCGACATCCACCTGTCGAGCCTGCCCGGAATGCCGGCCGGTCGGCTGGTGTCGGCGCGTTTCACCTCACCCCTGGACAGCTACCGGAGCCGGGCGTGA
- a CDS encoding EamA family transporter, giving the protein MYAHALRPQPVPTTTVARLVNAVGRPDAVPPSLLMLLGMLSTQLGAAAAKHLFGSTSPGGTTTLRLGFAALILVALARPGLRLGWRTGGLVVGFGLMLALMNLSFYAALHRVPLGVAVTIGFAGPLLVGLAGSRRLLDVLWAVLAGGGVLLISGLGGAAVDGLGLLFCVGTAVGWAGYVVFGGAVSKRVPGTRGLALGMAVGALAVLPFGVAGSGSTLLDPWILLLGVGVALLSSVLPYSAEMSALRRMPARVFAVLLSLEPAIGALVGLVLLGELLTWPQFLGVTCVVGAALGATLVRRDRT; this is encoded by the coding sequence ATGTACGCGCACGCCCTCCGTCCACAGCCGGTTCCCACCACCACCGTCGCCCGGCTCGTCAACGCGGTCGGTCGCCCCGACGCCGTTCCGCCGTCGCTGCTGATGCTGCTCGGGATGCTCTCCACCCAGCTCGGCGCGGCGGCGGCCAAGCACCTGTTCGGCAGCACCAGCCCCGGTGGCACGACCACGCTACGGCTCGGCTTCGCCGCGCTGATCCTGGTCGCGCTCGCCCGTCCCGGGCTGCGGCTGGGCTGGCGTACCGGCGGTCTGGTGGTGGGCTTCGGCCTGATGCTCGCGCTGATGAACCTCAGCTTCTACGCCGCCCTGCACCGGGTGCCGCTGGGCGTGGCGGTGACCATCGGCTTCGCCGGGCCGCTGCTGGTGGGGCTGGCCGGCAGCCGCCGGCTGCTCGACGTGCTCTGGGCGGTCCTGGCCGGTGGCGGCGTCCTGCTGATCAGTGGACTGGGCGGGGCGGCGGTCGACGGGCTCGGGCTGCTCTTCTGCGTCGGCACCGCGGTCGGCTGGGCGGGTTACGTGGTGTTCGGCGGCGCGGTCAGCAAGCGGGTGCCCGGCACCCGGGGGCTGGCCCTGGGCATGGCCGTCGGCGCGCTCGCCGTGCTGCCGTTCGGTGTCGCGGGCAGCGGCAGCACGCTGCTCGACCCGTGGATCCTGCTACTCGGCGTCGGCGTGGCGCTGCTGTCGTCGGTGCTGCCGTACTCGGCGGAGATGTCCGCGCTGCGCCGGATGCCGGCCCGGGTCTTCGCGGTGCTGCTGAGCCTCGAACCGGCGATCGGTGCGCTGGTCGGCCTGGTCCTGCTCGGTGAGCTGCTGACCTGGCCGCAGTTCCTCGGAGTGACCTGCGTGGTCGGTGCCGCGCTCGGTGCCACCCTGGTCCGCCGGGACCGGACCTGA
- a CDS encoding TadE family protein, translating to MTARRVAAAARRRVMSDGADRGASPVELAVVMPAVLLLLFGSIQVAAWFLARSTAMHAAQSGVNAQRVHQAPSGAGVERATAFLAAAGDWLADPKLTCATTATEVTCTVTGTSISVVPGVHLTVSQTAHGTVERWTEPAR from the coding sequence GTGACCGCTCGCCGGGTAGCCGCTGCCGCCCGGCGACGGGTCATGTCCGACGGAGCCGACCGGGGGGCCAGCCCGGTCGAGCTGGCCGTGGTCATGCCGGCGGTGCTGCTGCTCCTCTTCGGGTCGATCCAGGTCGCCGCCTGGTTCCTGGCCCGGAGCACCGCGATGCACGCCGCGCAGAGCGGGGTGAACGCGCAACGCGTCCACCAGGCCCCGTCCGGGGCGGGTGTGGAGCGGGCCACCGCCTTCCTCGCCGCCGCCGGGGACTGGCTGGCCGACCCGAAGCTGACCTGCGCCACCACCGCCACCGAGGTCACCTGCACGGTGACCGGGACGTCGATCTCCGTGGTGCCCGGAGTGCACCTGACGGTGTCGCAGACCGCCCACGGCACCGTGGAACGGTGGACGGAGCCGGCCCGGTGA